In Thermodesulfobacteriota bacterium, the genomic stretch GCGTCTCTTCGTGGATGTACGAGTGGGGAGTTATCAATTCGATAACTCTATACAGGGACAATCCGGAGGGAAGGTGCCTTTCTACAACGCTTCTTATATTCCCATCGATAACGATGCCGACGCGATAAGAACGGTCCTTTGGCAGGTGACGGATTATACCTACAAAGAGGCGCTTACCCAGTACTTTAACAAGAAAGCAAACCATGTGCAGAAAGTAGAAGAGGAAGACCTGCCCAGTTTTTCCCGCGAGGAAAGCAATACTTACTACGGTCCCGAAATCGACCTGGTGTTTGACCCAGTAAAGTGGGAGCATAGGATAAGGGAAATCTCCGAAATATATAAAAACTATATGGACCTGATCGATGCAGATGTAAGCATTACCGCCCAAAAAGAGACGACCTATTTTATCAACACCGAAGGAACCAAGTACATAAGAGATGAAATACTCTATTCCATCGATGCTGAGGTGATGACCAGGGGAGAAGATGGAAAAGTCATCAGAAATTATCGGAATCTTTACTACGTGCTTCCTGGAGACATCCCTAACATAGAGAAAATAAAATCTATGCTAAAAGAAATGGTCGAAGAAACCCTAGAGGTGAGGAGGGCTGAAGTCCTTCAACCCATTACCGTCCCCGCCATACTCGAACCGGAGGCGGCCGGGGTAGTATTCCATGAGGCAGTGGGACACCGGCTCGAAGGGGAAAGGCAAATCGATGACCGGGAAGGACAAACATTCAAAGAAAGAATCGGACAGAAAATAATTCCTAATTTTCTATCTATAATTGACGACCCAACCCAAAAGAGTTTTAACGGGGTTCACCTCATTGGATACTACCCGTTTGACGACCAGGGAATTCCGGGGCAGAGGGTTCTTTTAGTAGAGTACGGTATTTTGAAGAATTTTCTCCTTTCCCGGACCCCTATCAACGGTTTTTACAAATCAAACGGCCATGGTAGGGCCTCTTACGGAAGGGCGCCGATGGCTAGAATGAGCAACCTTATAATAAAATCCAGCAAGGAATATCCGAGGGAGAAGCTCAAAGAGCTTCTCATAGAAGAAATTAAACTACAGAAGAAGCCCTTTGGACTGATAATAAAAAGAATGCAGGGAGGCGAGACAAACACCTCTTCCTACGATTTCCAGGCATTCAAGGCCACGCCGTTGGTAATTTACAAGATTGATCCCTTAACCAAGAAGGAAACCCTGGTCCGAGGGGTAGAGATAGTGGGAACGCCCCTAGTATCCATTAACAAGATTATTGCTACAGGGAATGATTATGCAGTATTCAACGGCTTTTGCGGTGCTGAATCAGGATACGTTCCGGTCTCTACAATTGCACCTAGCGTACTAATTTCGGAAATCGAGCTTCAAAGAGTATCGGAGAAGAAGGAAAAATTGCCCCTTCTCCCGCCGCCTTTCTTGGACGGCAGTAAATAGCGTTGTTCGCTCAAAACTACTTATTCCTCTTTTCGGAAATCGAGCATGGGGAAAAAGAAATAGATGCCCAAACTATTACAAATTGCACAGTTAGGCCATCAAATTCTGAGAAAGAAAGCTGACCCGGTTAAAAATGTTAAAGATATTTATATCCAAAATTTGATTGACGATTTA encodes the following:
- a CDS encoding TldD/PmbA family protein translates to MRVSILLAFFLILHLLLPSLAKPEELRSDLTVMEAMQEELNRSWTKLRLDGYESPYFISYQIKDNAYYSIEGKYGAIVSSEQNRTRRLFVDVRVGSYQFDNSIQGQSGGKVPFYNASYIPIDNDADAIRTVLWQVTDYTYKEALTQYFNKKANHVQKVEEEDLPSFSREESNTYYGPEIDLVFDPVKWEHRIREISEIYKNYMDLIDADVSITAQKETTYFINTEGTKYIRDEILYSIDAEVMTRGEDGKVIRNYRNLYYVLPGDIPNIEKIKSMLKEMVEETLEVRRAEVLQPITVPAILEPEAAGVVFHEAVGHRLEGERQIDDREGQTFKERIGQKIIPNFLSIIDDPTQKSFNGVHLIGYYPFDDQGIPGQRVLLVEYGILKNFLLSRTPINGFYKSNGHGRASYGRAPMARMSNLIIKSSKEYPREKLKELLIEEIKLQKKPFGLIIKRMQGGETNTSSYDFQAFKATPLVIYKIDPLTKKETLVRGVEIVGTPLVSINKIIATGNDYAVFNGFCGAESGYVPVSTIAPSVLISEIELQRVSEKKEKLPLLPPPFLDGSK